In Flammeovirgaceae bacterium, the sequence ATATGTTTTTCTTAACCATGTAACCACTAAGCTTGCATCGCAACTTGATACGCTTGTAGTGGGTAAAGTATTTAGTGCAGCTACTCTGGGTTTTTACAGCCGGGCCACTTCACTTAATTCGTTGGTTACCACGTTTTCTTCAACCAGCATCAGTCGGGTGTCATTTCCGGTATTAAGCAGGCTTCAGGATGATCCGCTGCGGTTTACCGGTGTTTATTTTAAACTATTAGAGTTTGTTGCGTTCGTATCGTTTGGGCTGAGTGGTGCCCTTATTTTTGCCGGTGGTGATCTGATAACCATATTGTTTGGTCGTAATTGGGAACCTTCCGTTATTATCTTCCAGGTATTGGTGTTAAAGTCCTTTACCTATCCTGTCAGTTTATTGATAGTAAGCGCATTTTGGGCCGCTGGCAAAGCAAAAGAAAGTTTTTGGTTTGGTAATGCAGGCAAAACCATCGGTTTACTACCTCTGGTGGTGGCGATTGTATGGGGCTTTACACCATTTTTGTACTCGGTAGTTGTGGCGTCCATTTTAAGTTGGCTATTTTCCAACTGGTCGGTTACGTACTCTTTCCGAATATCCTTTATCCGGCAGTGTAAAATTATCGGTTTATATTTCCTGCTGTTTGCTAGTATCAGTCTTTTCATCTTTATGATTGTGGATTACGTTTTATCTCCGTTTGCGTTTCCGCTTTCTGGTATTCTTACAGGCGGTATATTTGCCGCTATTTATATTAGTGTAAATTTTGCCCTCAAAACCGCGGGTCACCAAACAACAATGGAGTATTTATTACCGGTTTTAAAGCAGGCAGGTAATCGGTTATTTTTTATTAACAAACGGTAAGTATTATGATTCAGGTAACCAAACCTTTTTTACCGCCCCGCGAAGAGTATGAGCGACTGTTGGAAGGCATCTGGCAGCGCAACATCCTTACCAACAACGGCCCGCTGGTGGTTGAACTGGAGCAAAAATTAAAAGAGTACCTCGGTGTACCCTACTTATTATATGTAACCAACGGGACAATAGCATTGCAACTTGCTATTAAAGCCCTGGGCCTGAAAGGCGAAATTATTACCACACCGTTTAGTTATGTAGCCACTACCAGTAGTATTGTGTGGGAAGGATGCCAACCGGTGTTTGTGGATATTGATGAACGTACATTAAATATTAATCCGGCTTTGATCGAGCAGGCCATTACCGAAAAAACATCAGCCATTCTGGCAACACATGTTTATGGTAATCCTTGCGACATTGATACCATTGAGCAGGTGGCCAGGAAGCACAATCTGAAAGTAATTTATGATGCAGCTCATTGTTTTGGCACAAGTTATAAAGGTGAATCAGTCTTTGCTTATGGAGATATAAGCACTACCAGTTTCCATGCCACTAAACTATTTCATACCGTTGAAGGTGGAGCTGTTTTCAGTCGGGATGAGAAGTTGATTAAAAAACTTGATTTCATGCGAAACTTTGGACACAATGGACCAGAAGATTTTGCTGAAGTTGGGATCAACGGTAAAAACTCAGAGTTCCATGCCGCCATGGGATTGGTTAACCTGAATTTCATGCCTTTCGTCTTAAAAAAAAGGAAGCTCCAGTGGGTAATGTATGACAACCTTCTCAACCATGTAAAAGTTCAGGCGTTATCAATAAATAAACTTGCCATATTCAATTATGCCTACTACCCGCTTATCTTGGAGAGTGAAGAGGTAACCCTCAGGATTTTAAACAGGCTGCAGGCCAATCAAATTTTCCCGCGGAGGTATTTTTATCCAGCTTTAAATACAGTAAGACTTTATGCTTCGGGTACTTTGCCGGTTAGTGAATCTGTAAGCAGGCGGATACTTTGCCTTCCAATATTCCATGAGCTTGCAGATGCTGATATTGAACGGATTTGCAAGATGATTTGTAATGCGATTTAACGGATACTATGAAGTTGGCCATTATGCAGCCTTACTTTTTCCCCTACATTGGGTATTTTCAGTTAATGAATGCTGTTGATCAATTTATTATTTATGACAATATTGAGTTCAGTCGCAAGGGATGGATCCATAGAAACAGGATTCTTATAAACAATAGTCCATCTTATATCAGCCTTCCTATTAAAAATGATTCGGATTACCTTTCCGTATGTGACCGCTACCTGGCTGAAAGCTGGCCTGTTGAGAAGAGTAAACTTATTAACCGAATTACAGAGGCTTATAGAAAAGCACCTTACTTTAAACCAGTAATGTCTGTAGTTGAGAGCAGCCTTGATTTTGATGATCACAATCTGTTCCGATTCATTTATCATTCTTTACAACAAATTAGGGCTTATTTGAATATTGTTACCCCAATGCAAATCTCCTCACAAATGGACATTGATCATTCGTTGAAGGCGCAAGATAAGGTCTTAGCATTGTGTAAAGCCAGTAGTACATCGGTTTACATAAATCCTATAGGAGGAGTAGATTTATATAGTCGCAGTCGTTTTGCAGAAGAGGGGATTGAACTTTTATTTCTTAAGGCTGATCCAATAACTTACAAACAGTTTAGCGGTGACTTTATTCCATCCTTGTCTATTATTGATGTGATGATGTTTAACTCTGTTGATGAGGTGCGTAATTTTTTGATGCGGTTTTCTCTAAATTGATTTATGTTTCGTTGGATAAAATTGGGAAGAATTTTTAATCCGCAGGAAGTTAAAGGTATAAATTGGTTGGCCGAGTTTGCCCAGGCGCCAAGTGTGTTGTTGTTTGATGACTTTGTGCGGGTGTATTTCTCGTGCCGGCCACCGGCAGATGAACTGGGAAGGTATGTAAGTTACACCGCCTACGTTGATTTAAAGAGGACTGACTTTTTCAAAGTTGTTGAACTTGCTAAACAGCCAGTAATGTCATTGGGTGAGCGGGGCACGTTTGATGAATTCGGTACTTACCCGTTTTCTGTAATTCGAAATGCAGATGAACTTTGGGGCTATTACGGGGGCTGGACACGTTGCGAATCGGTTCCGTTTAATGTGGCAATTGGGGTTGCCTGTAGTCGCGACAACGGGAAAACTTTTATTCGGCTTGGGAAGGGGCCTGTATTGTCCTATTCTCCAGATGAACCTTTTATTCTCAGCGGGCCAAAAATAAGGCGCTTTAATAATTATTTTGTGCTCTATTATATTGCCGGAAAAAAATGGATTTCTACTGAAAACAGGCCGGAACCTGTTTATAGGATAAGGATGGCAATATCTGATGATGGAATTAACTGGAAAAAACAAAATAGAGATTTAATTGATGTTCGCCTCGAAGAAAACGAGTGCCAGGCAAGTCCGGATGTATTCTATTCAAATGGTAGGTACCACATGTTTTTTTGTTATCGGTACAGTTTGAATTATCGCTCAAAGACCGGAGGTTACCGGATAGGGTATGCCGTTTCAGATGACGGCTTTAACTGGACGCGCGATGATAATAAAGCCGGTATTGCTGTTTCCGAGGAGGGTTGGGACTCTGAAATGATCAGTTACCCACATGTTTTTGAATTAGACGGATCTATTTACATGCTGTACCTCGGTAATCAGGTGGGTCGATATGGTTTTGGTTTGGCCCTGTTGGATGGATGTTTATAGCTATGAAATGGAAGAAAATCGGTAGAATTTTTAATCCCTTTGATCATCCTAGTTTGAACGACTATGCAGGATATGCTCAATCGCCTCAGGCACTTCCGCTCGTTGACCGGGTGAGGATCTATTTTTCTATTCGAAAGAAGGATCAACAAGGCAAATTTACCAGCCACATTCTGTTTGCTGACTTTGATAAAGAGTTTAAAAAGATTTTGCAGATAAGTTCTGAACCCGTACTTGAACCAGGTAAACTCGGTGCCTTTGATGAACACGGAATTTTTCCGTTTAGCCCATTACATGATGGTCAGCGAATTTTAGCCTATACTTGTGGCTGGAGTAGACGGGTATCGGTGTCTGTTGAAACATCAACCGGATTGGCAATAAGTACGGACGGTGGCATTACTTTCAATCGATTGGGTGATGGTCCTATAATGAGTTCATCTTTACATGAACCTTTTCTTGTTGGCGATTCGTTCGTTAGGAAGTACAGTAACCGATACCATATGTGGTATATATTTGGCACTAAATGGGTGCAGTTTGATGCAGGTGAATCCGCTGAAAGAGTTTATAAAATTGGGTATGCAGTATCAGATGATGGTATTAATTTTATGAGGGAGGGAAGAGCAATAATTAAGGATGTGATTAATGCAGATGAGTGCCAGGCACTACCCACGGTTATTCGGCAAAATGGAAATTATCACATGGTATTTTGTTTCAGGCATGTTAGGGGTTTTAGAACAGATAAGACAAAATCTTACCGATTGGGTTATGCAATGTCTACCGATTTAATTAACTGGGATCGAAATGATGATTTGTTGAACTTGCCGGTTACTGAAAACAGTTGGGATTCGGATATGATGTGTTATCCTAATTTGTTTGAATGGCAAGGTAGAACTTACCTCCTCTACAATGGAAACGAATTTGGTAAGTACGGTTTTGGATTGGCTGTGTTGGACGAGAATTGACTAAAATGGATTACGAGTTTACTGAAAATCGTGCAGGCAAAGATGAAGTGTATGAACATTTAGTAAAATGTAACAGATCATTTATCCCTGCTTTGAATTCGCGGGTAGATATTAAGCTTTATACCGAAAAGATTATGAATGGAGCCGTACGGTTTGAGGCGTGGTTTAATGACAGACTGATTGGGCTTGTAGCTGTTTATTTAAATGACAATACCCGTAAAGTTGCTTATGTGACCAATGTTAGCGTTGAGCCTGTCCATACAGGCAAAGGATTAGCAAAGAAACTAGTTATGAGGAGCATTAAAAGGGCTAGCCAAATGTCTTTTGAACAGCTGCAACTTGAAGTAAGTGTAAACAACCAACCCGCGGTTAACTTATATAAAGACCTTGGCTTTAAAAAGATAGAGGATACAACGGATGAATCTTATAAATTGGCGCTTAAACTAAACTGACATTGCAAAATGCCGCAAATAGAACGGGATTACGATAAGGAAATAAAAGACACGAAGGATCACCGGTATGCCTATAACTTTGATTTTGACGTTATGCATCCGTTTATGGTGCGTTCATTTGAGCCTTTTTTTAAGCCTGGTAATGTTTTGGAATTAGGCAGTTTTAAAGGTGACTTTACGCGGAGATTACTTCCATATTTTTCCGATATAACGTGTGTTGAGGCTTCCGGTGAGGCTATTAGTCAGGCAAAAGCCGAATTTGGCGATCACCTTAAGTTTGTACACGCTTTATTCGAAGAGGTAAGGCTTCCTGTAAAATATGAGAATATAATTTTAACCCATGTTCTTGAACACCTTGATGACCCGGTGAGGGTGATGAAGCGTGTTAACAATGAATGGTTAACAGATACCGGTAGGTTATTTTTGGTTTGCCCTAATGCAAATGCGCCCTCAAGACAGATAGCGGTAAAAATGGGATTGATTTCGCATAATAGTGCCATAACACCAGCTGAAAAGGAACATGGACACCGTATTACCTATACGCTTGATACGTTAGAGCGGGATGCCAGGGCAGCTGGCTTAAAAGTTGTGCAAAGGTCCGGTATTTTCTTTAAAGCCCTTGCCAACTTTCAATGGGATCGATTGCTGAATACGGATATTATTTCAAAGGAGTACCTGGAGGGTTGCTATCAGCTCGGGCAAATTTACCCAGATTTGTGTTCTAGTATATTTTTGCTTTGTGAGAAAGGAGATAATAGATGAATGAACCATTGGTTTCTGCATGCTTGATAACCTATAATCAGATAAGGTACATTCGTCAATCCATTGAAGGCATTCTGATGCAGCAAACAAATTTTCCATGGGAGTTAATTATTGCTGATGATTGTTCAACAGACGGAACTCAGGAAATATTGAAGGAATATAAAAATCGCCATTCTGACAAAATTAAATTACTTCTGCAATCAAAGAATAAAGGAGCCATGTTAAACTGGATAGATTTGGTAACTACTCCACGATCCAGATATATTACATTATGCGAAGGAGACGACTATTGGACTGATCCACTTAAGTTGCAGAAGCAGGTTGATTTTCTAGAATCCAACCCGGATTATGTTGCGTGCTTCCACTCGGTTATGGTTGTAGATGCCAATGGAAACGAAGTGCGGAAGTCAAAAAATTCATTTGTGCATAACCGTGATTTAACCAGGGAGGAACTTATCATGGGCAGAGTAATGTCAACTCTTTCGTTGTGCTACCGTAATGTAATTACAGAGTTTCCAGAGGAATTTTACAAGTCTCCAACGGGTGATAACTTTCTTTGTTCGCTGTTGGGTAATTATGGCAAGGCGAAATTTCTGAAGGACATTAAGCCCTCGGCTTATCGTATGCATGCAGGTGGTTCGTGGTCTCTTCAGAATGAGGATAAAAAGAAGATGACTTTGTTGTTATCTTATTTTTGGCTTTGGCAATACTATGCACGTATTGGCAGACCCGAATATGCACAAGGGTACTATCGTAAAATTCTTTTGGAAGGGTTTTACTCAAATCCATTCAAGGTACTGGTACCCGCTTGGCTGGGTCGTGCGGAGTGGCTTACTATCAAAACCATTCGAAGAGTATTCAGATTAGTCAGAAACTTGTTTGGTATGAAGGCTCCCCTGGTGCCGAAGTGAGCCTTATTTCTTGTTCAGACGACAGATGAAAGTAGCGTTTTCATTGCTTAATTTTAACTGATTCATTTTTTTATGCCAACCTCGTTTCTTCAGCCAAGTTGGGTTAAGAGTACAAAGTCTACTCGTTTTCAGCAACTTAAAAAGTTTTTTAATGGAAAAGATGTGCTGGATATTGGGTGTGCCGTAGGCTACCAAAAGGATGACTGGATGCATAAAAATATTGTATCTGTAGCCCGGTCGGTTTATGGTCTTGATTTAGATAATGACAGTGTTGAGGAAATCCGTAGGATGGGGTATGCTGTATGCCAGGGTAATGCCCAAAACTTTAGTTTGGATAGAAAGTTTAACTTGATACATGCTGGAGAGTTGATTGAACATCTGGATAACCCGGGTGGGTTTTTAGAATCTGTAAAGGAACACCTGACTGAGGATGGGGTACTGCTGATTACTACACCCAATGCCCTGCGAGTAAGCAATTTTATTTATGCCGCCACCGGAGGGCTTAAGGTAAACGTGGAGCATACTTGTTGGTTTTGCGAAACAACCATCGCTACGTTACTTGAGCGCAAAGGATTTGAAGTTGTTGAGGTTGGATACCTGAAGCATGAGACATTCAATTGGCTTAGGAGAATGTTGCTTTCATTGCGTGCGTTACTGTTGCCCGATCGGGTAGCCTGGAATACATTGTATGTGGTGGCTAAGATTAAAGCATTTTGAAAATCATCCAGCTAATTCAAAAAAAACAACTCCGCGGAGCTGAGATTTTTGCCAGCCAATTGAGCAATCACCTGACCGCAACCGGACATGACGTATTGCTGGTCAGTCTTTTTCCGGGCGATGCTGAATTGCCGTTTACCGGTAAACATTTTTCACTGAACAGGCCATTGAGTAAACGATTTTGGGATTTTTTTGGATGGAGGTTATTATCTGAACAAGTCTGTAACTTTCAACCCGATGTTGTGCAAGCTAATGCCGGAGATACGTTAAAGTTTGCCGTGATCTCAAAATTATTTTTTGGGTGGAAGGCAAAAATCATTTTTCGTAATGCTAACAAAGTCAGTGATTTTGTTACGTCCGTACCTAAGGTTTTGTTTAACAGGTTTTTGGTAAGGCAGGTTGATCAGGTTATATCGGTGAGCGAATTATGCCGAATGGATTTTATAAAAACCTATGGTTACCCATCACGCAAGGTAACCACAGTTCCTATCGGGTTAAACCTGGAGCCGGTAAGTCAATCTTTACCTCATGATTTGGTTCAGTTCCTTTCATCCGGCAAGGTATTGGTCCACGTAGCCAGTTTTGTTCCTGAGAAGAATCATAAGGGACTTTTACGGGTTATACAAAAGCTTGTTGCTCAGGGAAAAGATGTAAAAGTTATTCTTATAGGTGATGGCAAACTCCGGCCTGAAGTTGAAGAGCAGATCAAAAATATGGCATTAACAGACCGTGTTTTGGTAGCAGGCTATCGCAGCGAGGTGCTTTCAATTATGGCTACTGCGCATATGCTTGTGTTGCCAAGTTTAATTGAAGGTTTGCCCGGGGTAGTCCTTGAAGCCATGTATTGCAGAATTCCCGTAGTGGCTTATAATGTTGGCGGTATCAGCGAGGTGGTGAAGCCGCAGGAAACCGGCTGGTTGGTAGAGAAAAACGATGAGGCCGGTTTTATTGAAGCCGTAGTGGAAGTCTTGGAAGGAAGTAACGTTGAACGGATAACAGATAATGCATTTAATATGGTTGTTAATGATTTTGATAACCGGGTGATCGCAAAACGATTTGAGAAAGTTTATAAGGAAGTGGTGGAGAGGATGTAGCAGACTGCAGATTTGGGCTAACTGCTATTTGAAATAATTTATGAGGAAGTGATCTGGGAAATCAGAAAAAATTTATTCTTGTATAAAGGCTGAAAACTTTTCTGTGCAACAAAAAATTAAAGTCCTTCATCTCATCAAATCCCTGGGCAGGGGCGGAGCAGAGATGCTGTTGCAGGAAACCCTGAAACTGCATGATCAGAATATATTTGAATTTCATTATATCTACTTTTTACCCTGGAAAAACCAGATGGTGGATGCGCTTAAGCAGGCAGGTGGAAAAGTAACTTGCCTCGATGCCGCTAACAATATTCAGATCATCAGAAATGTTAACCAGGTTAAAAAGTACATTGTGCAACACAATATCGTACTGATACATTGCCATCTGCCGTGGGCAGGCTTTGTAGGAAGAATCATTCACCGTCAAATAGGAATACCGGTTGTATATACAGAGCATAATAAGCAGGAACGATATCACTTTGTTACACGCTGCATGAACAGGTTAACCTTCAACTGGCAAACAATGGCTGTGGGCGTCTCGGGCGATGTAACGGAATCGATTCAAAGGAATATTAAACCGCACATCCGGGTTGCAGAAATTCCCAATGGCGTCAATACGGAATTTTTTCAGCGGGATGAAACAGCAAGACGGTTGACGCGGGAGCGCTTAGGCATACCTAACAATGCTATTGTAATAGGAACCCTGGCAGTATTCCGTTTTCAAAAGCGGTTAAAAGAGTGGCTTGATGTTTTTTACCAGGTTTCACAGGATAATCCTAACCTGTATGGGATCATGGTTGGAGACGGCCCATTGAAAGAAGAGTTGTTGGAGCATCGCAGGCGGCTGAACCTTGATAAGAAAGTTGTGATGCCCGGTTTGCAAACAGATGTTAAGCCGTGGTATTCAGCAATGGATATTTTTATGATGACCTCGGTATTTGAAGGTTTGCCTGTTGCCTTACTGGAAGCCATGAGCATGCAATGTGCTATTGCCACCACGAATGCCGGAGGAGTTAAACAGATTGTTTGTAACCACAAAGATGGTATTGTAGTACCTGTGGAGGACTGGAAAGACCTCATAGAAGTGATTGAGCAGTTAGCTGCTAATGACGAAAAACGAATAGCATTAAGTAAAGCTGCCCGAGCACGAGTAACAGAAGCCTTTAATTTAAAACGAATGGTGTGGGAATTGGAAGATTTATACAGGTCGTTAACTTAGTGGTTTTAAGGTTAAGAGTTAATTACATAGGTAATTCAGAAATGGAAATCCGGCCAGCACAGGAGGGTGACATTCCCGCGATAGTTGAGTTACTAAAACTCAGCCTTGGTGAATCACGGATGCCTAAATCCGAGGCATTCTGGCGTTGGAAGCATCTTGAGAATCCTTTTGGTAAATCGCCTGTCTTACTGGCCATAGAGGGTGATAAGTTGATTGGAGTGCGAGCTTTTATTCGCTGGGAATGGAAACAGGGCGACAAAATTTACAAGACTGTACGGGCAGTTGATACAGCAACACATCCAGAACATCAGGGCAAGGGTATATTTAAGAAACTTACGCTTGACTTGGTGCATCAATGTCGTGAGGAAGGTATTGATTTTATTTTCAACACACCCAATACAAACAGTAAACCCGGTTATTTAAAGATGGGCTGGAGTGCATTAGGGCGACTAAACATTAATTTCCGACCTGTGTTCAGATTGTTAACCAGGACAGCGTCAGATTTTGAAGAACAGTTTAGATGGAACGAAGAGGCAGTAAATCGGTTACAGTACTTGTCATCAAGCAATGTTATGGTAACCCATCATAAACCTGGATTTTTTCATTGGCGTTATGGGTCTAATCCGAATGTGCGGTACTACATGGCTGGTAACGAGAAGGTCGGCTTGTATATTATATTCAGGATAAAACCAATCAGGTTAGGTACAGAGTTTAGGGTAGTTAATATGATAACGCCAAATGCAATAACAAAAAAACAGTTTGATGCAGTTCTGATGCCTGCTGTAAAACAAGTCGGCCCCTGTCTGATAACCTATGCAGGTGAGCAAATATTGCCAGGCTTTATTTCAATGAAAGTCGGTCCTGTGGTAACTATACATTCATTAAACATAGATAAACCATTATCTTTCGGTGTTTGGAAACCTTCGCTTGGGGACATGGAGGTGTTTTAATGCTACTAGGAATTATTATCTGGCTCTTGACACTGCTGCTTACCTATTTGTTTTTGGGGGCCAGCAGTCAGCAGCATCCTTCATTAAATAAACGTTTCCTGCTTATTCTGTTTCTCTATCATTCTCTGCTTGCCATTGCTTATTACGCATATGCCTTAGGGAATCCATCCGATTCAAAGGGGTATTATTTTAAGGCAAATACGAAGTTTCTGGGAGACGTCTGGTTCGATTACTTCGGAGTGAGCACATCCTTTATTGATTTTATAGCCTTCTTCCTTGTTAATCGGCTTGGCCTTAACTATGAGGGCAGCATGGTATTGTTTTCATGGTTTGGATATCTGGGCTTTGTTTTTTTCTATATTTTCTTTTCCGAAAGGATTAAAACCCGTCCTCGACTTTTTGGATTTAACGGAATACTAATTCTTTTGCTGCTACCCAATCTGCACTTCTGGTCTTCTTCACTTGGCAAAGGATCATTAATCTTCTTGGGATTTGGAATGTTTTTTTACGGATTGAACAGACCCGGCATGCGTTTTTGGGCTTTGCTATTGGGCGGTTGGATTATCTTTCAAATCAGACCCCACATTTTTTATGTTGTGCTAATTGCGCTGGGCTTGGGTTACACCTTTTCGACTCGGGGGGTAGCTTTTGGTTATCGGGTAATTATACTGATCATAGCAGGATTTCTCTTAAATGCCATTTACCTTGATGTGATTAAACTAACCGGTCTTGAAGATGACTCTATGCTTGATCCGCTAATATCTCACCGGGCCCGGGAACTTACCAAAGCAACTTCCGGTATTGATATTACCAACTATTCATTTCCGGAAAAACTTTTTGCATTTTGGTTCAGACCCCTCTTTTTTGATGCACCGGGAGCACTAGGATGGATAGTGAGTTTTGAAAACCTGTTTTACCTGGTTTTCTTTATGCGATTACTACAGCCCAAAGCACTTGCTTACCTGTTCAGAGCGGATGCCTTTGTAAAAACCTGTCTGTTAACTTTTGCAGGTGTGTCGGCCGCATTGGCTCAAATCAGCGGCAACCTCGGCCTTGCCATGCGGCAAAAAAGCCAGGTTATGATACTTATGCTATTTGTTATTCTGAAATACATGGATGAACGAAAAATAGTTGAGATGAAACTGATAACTCAACGTAAAAAATTGATAGCTAGCAGGAAGCAAAAACTTGAGTTGACTCAGACGTTAGACATAAGGCTTAAGACTTAAGACATCAGACGTATGATGTAAGACGAGAGGCATAAGGCTCGGGACATCGGAGGATACGTACATCTTACTATTAGGAATGAAGGGGATATTCACCATATCACTTGACTTTGAACTACATTGGGGTGGCTTTGAGAAATGGCCCTTGCGGGGTCGTCAGTTATCGGTTGCTGGTAACCGGCTACCGACCACTGGTAGCTATGAGAAATATTTTCTCAATACCCGAAACGTAATACCCCGTATGCTTGAATTGTTTGAAAAATATGGAGTGCATGTTACATGGGCCGGAGTAGGAATGTTAATGCATACGAATCGGCAGCAACTCGAAGGAAATTTTCCTGCACTAAAACCAGGGTACAGTCTTAATACGTTGTCAGCCTATCATTACATTGACCACGTGGGGATAGGTAACAATGAAGAAGAGGATCCGTTTCATTATGCACATTCACTTGTTCTGCAAATTCTCAAAACGCCACACCAGGAGTTAGGGTCACATACATTTGCTCATTTTTATTGTAATGAAGAAGGTCAGACACTGGCTCAATTCCGTGAAGATTTGATGTCTGCCCAAAAAGCTGCTTCGGCTTATGGAGTTAAACTACGTTCACTGGTATTTCCCCGGAACCAATTCAATGATGCATACCTGAAGATATGTTTTGAAGCAGGATTTAACAGCGTGAGGTCAAATCCATCTGATTGGTTCTGGAAAATTGACAGTACACTGGATGAGGGTAAATGGAAACGGTTAACGAGGGGTATGGATGCTTATTTTCCAATTGGGAACAAGAACACCTATCCGATCTCTGCGCTCAAGGTTCGTTTCGGTTTTCCTATCTGTATTCCGGCCAGCAGGCTATTACGGCCCTACCGTCCAGAAGAATTATTTCTTAATGAAATGAAAATAAATCGAGTGTTGACTGAGTTGAAGTACGCTGCCCGGAAAAATGAGATATATCATTTATGGTGGCATCCACATAATTTTGGCAATTATCCGGAAGAGAGTTTAAGGGGATTAGAAAAAATTCTTGCCGGATATGATTATTGCAGGCGTGAATTTGGTATGGCTTCCATGACAATGGGTGAGTTGACAGAGATGGTAATGGCATTACATGCGAATCAAATTGCTTAGAATAACTACCGTTCCTGAGTCCCTTCATGTGTTACTGAAGGGTCAGCTTGAATACATGCAACACCATGGGTTTGACGTGCTCGCTGTGAGTAGTAAGGGCATACAGGTTGAAAATATTATAAAAGCAGGCATTAACCATCGTTCTGTTTTATTTACACGCAGAATAACTCCTTTTACCGATCTTATTGCGCTTCTACAACTTGTCTGGATTATTATCCGTTTTAATCCGACAATCGTTCATACCCACACGCCCAAAGCCGGATTGTTGGGTATGATGGCCGCCTTGATTTGTCGCGTGCCCGTTCGCATGCACACGGTTGCCGGGTTGCCGTTGATGGAGGCTAAGGGAGCAAAACGATGGTTATTATACTTGTCAGAGAGAGTAACCTATTGTTGTGCGCACAAAATCTATCCTAATTCTAAAGGATTGATGGATTACATCAACTTGCAATTCAAAGTTCAAGATTCAAAAATGAAAATCATCGGCCATGGCAGCAGCAACGGCATTGATGCACGGTACTTCAGTAAAACACCGGAATTAGAAAGGGAAGCA encodes:
- a CDS encoding WbqC family protein — encoded protein: MKLAIMQPYFFPYIGYFQLMNAVDQFIIYDNIEFSRKGWIHRNRILINNSPSYISLPIKNDSDYLSVCDRYLAESWPVEKSKLINRITEAYRKAPYFKPVMSVVESSLDFDDHNLFRFIYHSLQQIRAYLNIVTPMQISSQMDIDHSLKAQDKVLALCKASSTSVYINPIGGVDLYSRSRFAEEGIELLFLKADPITYKQFSGDFIPSLSIIDVMMFNSVDEVRNFLMRFSLN
- a CDS encoding glycosyltransferase, producing the protein MNEPLVSACLITYNQIRYIRQSIEGILMQQTNFPWELIIADDCSTDGTQEILKEYKNRHSDKIKLLLQSKNKGAMLNWIDLVTTPRSRYITLCEGDDYWTDPLKLQKQVDFLESNPDYVACFHSVMVVDANGNEVRKSKNSFVHNRDLTREELIMGRVMSTLSLCYRNVITEFPEEFYKSPTGDNFLCSLLGNYGKAKFLKDIKPSAYRMHAGGSWSLQNEDKKKMTLLLSYFWLWQYYARIGRPEYAQGYYRKILLEGFYSNPFKVLVPAWLGRAEWLTIKTIRRVFRLVRNLFGMKAPLVPK
- a CDS encoding GNAT family N-acetyltransferase → MDYEFTENRAGKDEVYEHLVKCNRSFIPALNSRVDIKLYTEKIMNGAVRFEAWFNDRLIGLVAVYLNDNTRKVAYVTNVSVEPVHTGKGLAKKLVMRSIKRASQMSFEQLQLEVSVNNQPAVNLYKDLGFKKIEDTTDESYKLALKLN
- a CDS encoding class I SAM-dependent methyltransferase → MPQIERDYDKEIKDTKDHRYAYNFDFDVMHPFMVRSFEPFFKPGNVLELGSFKGDFTRRLLPYFSDITCVEASGEAISQAKAEFGDHLKFVHALFEEVRLPVKYENIILTHVLEHLDDPVRVMKRVNNEWLTDTGRLFLVCPNANAPSRQIAVKMGLISHNSAITPAEKEHGHRITYTLDTLERDARAAGLKVVQRSGIFFKALANFQWDRLLNTDIISKEYLEGCYQLGQIYPDLCSSIFLLCEKGDNR
- a CDS encoding DegT/DnrJ/EryC1/StrS family aminotransferase; the encoded protein is MIQVTKPFLPPREEYERLLEGIWQRNILTNNGPLVVELEQKLKEYLGVPYLLYVTNGTIALQLAIKALGLKGEIITTPFSYVATTSSIVWEGCQPVFVDIDERTLNINPALIEQAITEKTSAILATHVYGNPCDIDTIEQVARKHNLKVIYDAAHCFGTSYKGESVFAYGDISTTSFHATKLFHTVEGGAVFSRDEKLIKKLDFMRNFGHNGPEDFAEVGINGKNSEFHAAMGLVNLNFMPFVLKKRKLQWVMYDNLLNHVKVQALSINKLAIFNYAYYPLILESEEVTLRILNRLQANQIFPRRYFYPALNTVRLYASGTLPVSESVSRRILCLPIFHELADADIERICKMICNAI
- a CDS encoding lipopolysaccharide biosynthesis protein — encoded protein: MSQLRQKATQSFLWDMLSIFAKQGVSFIVSVFLARLLLPAEFGLAAMALVFITISQVFADFGLASALVQNKENTSLTYSSVFYFNLIIGLLLFVFFWLLAPFIAAFYDDARITMLVRYLSLGFIINGFNLVQQTILRRNLEFKKITLRAFVAQFISGSLAIVLAYRGWGVYALVVQNLTGAAIGTALLWQVTEWKPKLEFSWPEIKKLSGFSTYVFLNHVTTKLASQLDTLVVGKVFSAATLGFYSRATSLNSLVTTFSSTSISRVSFPVLSRLQDDPLRFTGVYFKLLEFVAFVSFGLSGALIFAGGDLITILFGRNWEPSVIIFQVLVLKSFTYPVSLLIVSAFWAAGKAKESFWFGNAGKTIGLLPLVVAIVWGFTPFLYSVVVASILSWLFSNWSVTYSFRISFIRQCKIIGLYFLLFASISLFIFMIVDYVLSPFAFPLSGILTGGIFAAIYISVNFALKTAGHQTTMEYLLPVLKQAGNRLFFINKR
- a CDS encoding glycosylase, which encodes MFRWIKLGRIFNPQEVKGINWLAEFAQAPSVLLFDDFVRVYFSCRPPADELGRYVSYTAYVDLKRTDFFKVVELAKQPVMSLGERGTFDEFGTYPFSVIRNADELWGYYGGWTRCESVPFNVAIGVACSRDNGKTFIRLGKGPVLSYSPDEPFILSGPKIRRFNNYFVLYYIAGKKWISTENRPEPVYRIRMAISDDGINWKKQNRDLIDVRLEENECQASPDVFYSNGRYHMFFCYRYSLNYRSKTGGYRIGYAVSDDGFNWTRDDNKAGIAVSEEGWDSEMISYPHVFELDGSIYMLYLGNQVGRYGFGLALLDGCL